The genomic region tatatatatatatatatatatatatatattaatatatatatatattaatatatatatatgtgtatatatacgtatatatatgtatacatatgtgtatatatatatatatatatatatatatatatattaatatatatatgtatatatatgtatatatgtatatatatatatatatgtatatatatgtatatatatacataattatacatatacatatatatatgtatatgtatatatatgtatatatatatatatatatatatatatatatatatatatatatatatatatatatatatagacaaacacacacacaaacacacacaatgtttatattaaacgaatatataatatatatatatatatgtatatatatataaatatatatatatatatatatatatatatacatatacacacatatacacatatatctatgggtgtatatatatatatatatatatatacatatatatatacatatatatatacatatatatacatatatatatatatatatatatatatatacatatatatacatatatatatcatatatatatatatatatatatatatatatatatatatatatatatatatatataaatccacatacatacacacaaatacacatatatgtgtgtatatatatatgtatatatatatatatatattgatatatatatatatatatatatgtatatatatatatatatatatatatatatatatatatatatatatataatgtatgtatgtatgtatgtatgtatgtatgtatgtatatgtacatctgtagTATTTTGTAATAAAAGAACAGGATTTCTAAAACAATAGAAGGGGccttaaatgtatgtgtattctaAATTCCTTGTGTTACAGATGAACGTGTCAGAGACTGGCCACTGATGTCATCACCCCTGCCAACCCTTGGCCTGGTGGCAGTTTACCTCACCTTCGTCAAAGTGGGGCCAAAGGTCATGGAAAATCGTGCTCCATTTCAGCTAAGAATTCCCCTGATTTTATACAACCTGGCTGTCATGTTGCTTAATCTGTACATTGGAGTTgaggtaaagatttttttttttgtgtgtgtgtgtgtgtgtgtgtgtgtgtgtgtgtgtgtgtgtgtgtgtgtgtgtgtgtgtgtgtgtgtgtgtgtgtgtgtgtgtgtgtgtgtgtgtgtgtgcacgtgcgtgtatgtgtgtgagcgtgcatgtgtgtgtcattttGTTGTGCTGGATTGTTGAAAAAATTGGAAAAAAGGTTTGGCTTTCAGATGTAATTGTATTGATTCCTGATATAGATAACCATGTTACAAAATGATTGTTATTCCGTAAAGCTTCTAATAACTCCTTGTTTCATGGCAAAGGGACATTGATAAAAGATGATTAATCGGATACATAAGAATAGAGGGAAATTTCAGGTgctattatatatgaaaaaattagGAGATAGTTTTTTGGTGGAGCTGTAgtcacaagaaaataataatccttTGTTTCTTTCCAGTTGGCAATTGTTTCTGTAAGACTCCGATATAGCTGGTTCTGTCAACCTGTTAGCTACTCCAAAAACCCAGATGAAATGAGGGTAGGTACATCATTCTTAAATGTACAgtgctgatgatgatatttaaCTTCAAATTATGGCAAGTCCCAATAAGGTGGCTTAAAGAAATCAGATATGTGAAATATTACAGCTGTGCAAAGTATGGATGATCCTAAAAGTATACTGTGATGATAGGATGTTATCTGTTACCAGAAATTTTTTAGAATATAAGAAAGATATTCAAATGATGATCTGATTTGTACTTGCATTGTATCCCCCATCCCCTCAGATAGCAGCAGCATTATGGTGGTACTATGCATCAAAATTGATAGAGTTCACAGACACAGTGTTCTTTATACTGCGGAAGAAGAACAATCAGCTCACCTTCCTGCATATATATCACCACTCAACCATGTTTTGCTTGTGGTGGATAGGAATCAAATATGTTGCAGGGGGCTCTTGTGAGTAGACTTTGTGGGTTCTGTTCTGTTTGGGTGTGGAAGTATTTTATGGTATGGAGAATTCCTTTCAAAGTAAGGTATGCTTGCAAGTCAAGCGGTGTGAAGAATGAGTAATACAATCTAATGATGTGATTCTTTTGGATAAGATTTTCAAAGTGCCCAGAATTTTTGGCaacatttcattattgttttcatgttaTATATTGGGAATTACTACTTTGTATCTATGACATTGTAATTATACAGATGCATAATAATGGGGTTACATTATTCCATTAAGGATTTGATTTAACATTAAGAAAGAAACCTACTTACAGAAGTGTCTGCTTTAGAATAACAAGTTCAGGACACTATTAGAAATTTACAGAGAGAGTTCTTTATTTTGCTTCAAAATGTTAATTTTGAAtttctcatatatgtatttatccatttcaGCTTTCCTTGCTGCAATGATGAACAGTTTTGTACACGTAATCATGTATGCTTACTATGGACTCGCAGCTTTTGGTCCCTCAGTGCAAAAATATCTTTGGTGGAAGAAACACATTACCTGTATTCAGTTGGTAAGGATTTtgtaaatttatttgtttgttttgctaaATTACTTATTTCTTCATAAAACTGAAACTTTAACTTTATTCTCCTAGACACTGTATAGAAaccctctattttcctttttgtttcacaGGTTCAGTTTGGCAGTGCTGGTGTACTAGGAGCCCGTGCCATAGTTGTGGGCTGTGAATTTCCATTGTGGATGCAGTACGCGCTGGTTGTGTACATGGCCAGCTTCATGTTCCTCTTCGGCCAGTTCTATGTGCAGGCCTATAGACGCAAGGTAAGGAGTCAGGGAAGAGAATCAAAGAAAGGAATGATCACAAGAGAATCAAgggagtgtattttttttttattttttttttcactcattgtATTCTGTTTTGATGCCTCttctatttatgaaaaaaatctaTCATTCTCAGCTGATGACTGCCTTCATTGGTTCACAGGAGAAGAAACTCAAGGATGGCAGAAATGGCAACATGCGCCACCAGAATGGGACCAATGGGGTGATGTCCAATGGGGTATCTCATAGTTCAAAATTTGCTAAAGGAGAACAGGTATGTGTGGTTTGGGATAAAGCTGTTTTTGTGATTCCtaattttcttcttgattttcatGTTCTTGTTGTTGACAAGAATGAAAATGTCatgattggtgttattattatttccttgttttgataACTGTTTATTGTCATTTTGGAGTTAGTTGTATGTAAATCATGCAAAATgtgcagtataataataatattcaaagaaGTTCTTCTAAAAGCTAAAACCATAATTTATTGTGAATTTGTTTCAGAAAAAGTCTGATAAGTCCAATGGGGAGTCCAAATCCCACCGCGCCAACGTCCGCACAAGAGCCCAATCACGCCGCGAGGGCCGTCCACGCCACGACTCTTAATCAGGGATGCATAATAGACATATGCTGCCAGACTCTCACCAGAAATGACATTTGAACTCAACATTTACTACTAGTCATTAACTATAAAGGGTGCAAcaaggttttctctctctctctttctgtcttgcttTTCCTCTCCAGAAAAGGGGATCATGGACATTATTGTGGAATTGCAAAATTGATTATGTGGGATTGTTTATTTTAATGGCTACtgaaaaagattgagaaaaaaatctatattgtTTTGAGTGACTGAATCTCATGATTTTCTTGCCCATTCTTCTTCAAGTGTGCATTCTACGAGTATTGCATTCCACCTTTTAaaaagtgtttatttttatatagttattGGAGCTGTTGAGAAAAACTCATTTTACTTTTTGTGGCTTAATGAAAAGTCATGGGGACATATTGGCATTATGCTGGAGTTGTTTTAATGTAACAAGAACATCTTTGTGATCATTTATGTAAGCTATATACTATGCCAATGCAGTGTGTGATAAGATGAATAAGCCAAAGtagtaatattgtcattgtttcttTTGCAcaactttttctgtgtctgtgcaAATGAATATCAGGGCTACATagctacatatataagtattttgaatgttatcatcattccttAATGGGGTTTAGAATTCAAAGAACCTAGTATTTTGAAGTAAAGAGTCCAACCTCTGACAGGTAGACTCAtaacatttccattatttttaatataaaatttgaaaagaaagaaacaagtgcAACTGAGGTACTGAAAAGTGTTGGGAAAACATTAGTTTTTCATCATCCAACACCTGGTTAATTTTCAAATGAAATGGTTTATAGAAGGAAAGCTTTGTAGTTGATTGTGTGGCAATATAAATGCAGTGCAGCTCTTGTTGTAATGTTGATCActgccatatatgtgtgtgtctttgtataatctgtataatatatgtacatatttatgtatatgtatacagtatactgtatatgcaaatatatatatacatgtgtatgtattatatgcatatatgatatgtttagttcatgtacacatatacatacatatatatgcaatagtaAATATTACTTTTCATAAATGAAGTTAAGAATTCACGTGTGCTCTCTTAGGAGTGTGATTTTTCAAAATTTCAGAGGGAAGTAATTTCCAGCATGTTTCGTCTTTGCAAATAAACATTCCATGGAAATTCACTTTGGTATTACACAAGCAGTGTCAAGTCAAGTGAAACATAGAAATTTTTATAGTAAGACAGGAGTACTTGAACAGTAGAAATATTTGAAGCAAGTGGCAAGTAAGGTAGAAGAGAATGTTCATGAAAAATTATAGCATAATATATCCAGATGTGAAATGTGACgttaaagatctttttttttggtttcccaGAGGATTGTAATTGCATTGGAAAAACACCTAAAGTCTTTATACTTCTTATTACCATCTCATAATGCTTGCCACTGAATGGACTCCTTTGTGAAGCCTTGTGGACTTTTATTCTAAATGTGCAGAATGAGATAAATGCTAGGCAAATTTTGATACATACTGGTTTGTAATGATGGTTGTTGGACTTTTTTGCTCAGAATTGGCAGAtagtcccccctccc from Penaeus chinensis breed Huanghai No. 1 chromosome 39, ASM1920278v2, whole genome shotgun sequence harbors:
- the LOC125046682 gene encoding elongation of very long chain fatty acids protein 4-like isoform X2, whose protein sequence is MEVLKEKIIHVQDLYKWADSLSDERVRDWPLMSSPLPTLGLVAVYLTFVKVGPKVMENRAPFQLRIPLILYNLAVMLLNLYIGVELAIVSVRLRYSWFCQPVSYSKNPDEMRIAAALWWYYASKLIEFTDTVFFILRKKNNQLTFLHIYHHSTMFCLWWIGIKYVAGGSSFLAAMMNSFVHVIMYAYYGLAAFGPSVQKYLWWKKHITCIQLVQFGSAGVLGARAIVVGCEFPLWMQYALVVYMASFMFLFGQFYVQAYRRKEKKLKDGRNGNMRHQNGTNGVMSNGVSHSSKFAKGEQKKSDKSNGESKSHRANVRTRAQSRREGRPRHDS
- the LOC125046682 gene encoding elongation of very long chain fatty acids protein 4-like isoform X1; translation: MEVLKEKIIHVQDLYKWADSLSDERVRDWPLMSSPLPTLGLVAVYLTFVKVGPKVMENRAPFQLRIPLILYNLAVMLLNLYIGVELAIVSVRLRYSWFCQPVSYSKNPDEMRIAAALWWYYASKLIEFTDTVFFILRKKNNQLTFLHIYHHSTMFCLWWIGIKYVAGGSSFLAAMMNSFVHVIMYAYYGLAAFGPSVQKYLWWKKHITCIQLVQFGSAGVLGARAIVVGCEFPLWMQYALVVYMASFMFLFGQFYVQAYRRKLMTAFIGSQEKKLKDGRNGNMRHQNGTNGVMSNGVSHSSKFAKGEQKKSDKSNGESKSHRANVRTRAQSRREGRPRHDS